The sequence below is a genomic window from Sphingobacterium sp. ML3W.
ATAGTTTCCTTTTGATACAATTGATCGATGATCTGAATCCAACGATTACTCATGATTTCACTTAGACTACAGTACGGTCTTGTAAGAAAGAATGCTGGCTCCACATTAAAAATTTCATAAAATGATGAAGGTTTAAAGCGTAGAACGATTATATACGGCAAGTCTTCAGGTAATTGCCAGTAGGTGTTTTCTATAACACCACAACAGACCCATGCTGCATTTAACTTAATTTCTACATCGGCCTTTTTAAGATGAACGACATTGGTTTTCTCGGGCATAAAAATTAGGGTGGGAAGACCATCGTTAAATAAGGGCTGGCTGCTTTGTAAATCCTTACATGAAAATACATAAGCACCTAAGATATGCTCAGATTTAAAAAATAAATCTGAAACCGTCAGGTGATCTATCGTTCCCATATCAAGGGAGCCTGATAATTTAATATTTCCTAAAAAATTGATGGGCATACCTTGCAAAATTACATAAAATAATGTCAATATCATGTTGAAATATTGTCCAATTTTTACTTTTTGGCTCCTCGGTATATTACTATTTTTGTTTAGAATGATCATTGAGTCAGTTGGTTACATGTGGCGTGGGTATTTGCCTATGTGCAAATTTTCGTCATGTAATACAAACGACAAAGAATAATTATTCTTCAGGTCAT
It includes:
- a CDS encoding helix-turn-helix domain-containing protein, with translation MIILNKNSNIPRSQKVKIGQYFNMILTLFYVILQGMPINFLGNIKLSGSLDMGTIDHLTVSDLFFKSEHILGAYVFSCKDLQSSQPLFNDGLPTLIFMPEKTNVVHLKKADVEIKLNAAWVCCGVIENTYWQLPEDLPYIIVLRFKPSSFYEIFNVEPAFFLTRPYCSLSEIMSNRWIQIIDQLYQKETISDQFELLKETLSTYTVIENRPYLLQAALEKIDYNKGNITVSELIHDLGGKVNRKWLQRSFVKYIGISPKKYISLQRFIFMFGHCQNKSQKEIIDNTFLSGYYDYNHFLKEFKQYIGVSPTKYNWE